From the genome of Methanomicrobia archaeon:
CACCACCCATGTCTTGATTATGGGTAATAAAATAGGGAGCGTGCGACCAAAGCAGGTGCAATCACCGGCAGAGCCGGTTTTCGGAGGGCCGTAGTCGGCAACAACTGTAGAAATCGGGCCAAAACTACACGTGATTGGAATCGGCAATTCGAAACCAATCGTTCATCCGTGGGACGTTCACGGCATAGCGACGGCATGCTCACGTCCGTCGCACTTCCCGCCGCTTCACCATCACACAGACGTCATGCACGACTTTTATGCCGTTCTTTTCGCAGAACTCGATCGCCTTCGTGGATTCGGAACCGGGCTGCATCCACACCTTATCGATCCCTAACGCTTTGCATTCCTTTACGATTTTTTCGGTAACTGCGGGGGGAACGACAGTATCCACGACGTCTGGCTTTTCGGGCAGGTCGCTGAGTGACGGATAGCATTTAGCACCCAGAACTTCGTCGATATGGGAGTTCACGGGGTAAACCACATAGCCAGCCTCTTTCAGGTCTTTGTAGACTTGATGGCCGTACTTTTCAGGGTTACTGGAAACGCCGACGACGGCGAAGACGTTCTCTTTCCGAAGGAATTCCTGTATCAGATTGGTGTTCACCCCAAAATTTTCCCGATTATCGTTCTTTTGAGCTGAGCCACTTATGGGCTAAAGTCTTGATGAGAGATCTTGCTTCTGGAAAGGTCATAGGATCTTTCGGCGGCATTAATTTTTTCCCATGACGGGATTCATCTCCTATCGCATCAGGACTGTTGGCCGTATACTTGAAACGTTTGATCGTTCTCTTTGTGGTCCATTCTTCTTCTATGATGTTGTCAATGCCTCCGACATCGCTTTCAATCACTTCATAGATGCGGTAGAGATTTACCCAATCGAGATTTTTATTGAAGAGCCGAAGAACCGTCGCGACGTTTGTATCATACCGTGCAATCGCAATCCAATCTACAATCGGATCAGCTTGATGACTCTCTTGCTCTTGGACTGTGCCGTTTGCTTTCACAATAGTTGTACTTACGCTAACTCGCCCAAAACAACAGCCAGCGAATTCAATCAAATCGAAAAGCCTGCGTTTTCCATCATCAGTGATTTCAACAACAGAACCCACTTCTAGAGGTTTTCGCATTTCTAAAGCCAACCTTGCCGAACCATTAATTAGAGAGAGAATCTCGCTCGCCCGGGTTCGTACTTCATTGGCATCTTTTAGGATGTTAAAGTCTGTCGATTTCAGAATGAAGGCATTTCCTTCTTGAGTAATGCACAGTTCTGGTGAATTAAGAGACTTCGATAACTCTTCAAGATCAAAACTCTCTCCCGTGATCTCTACATACCACTCCATTGTATCATCCTATAGCATAACTACTTTCGACTGAAGCTTTTCCTCAGTATTACAACATAATATCATTTACGAGAAACATAAATAACTTACACATTTTTAGTCCGATAAAGTTTCCAAAAGAGTGGATTCCGCCGAGTAGCGTGACACCGTCAAAAAACTAGCTGCTTAAACGTATTCTTCAAAAATTGCCGATACGTTGAATCACCTACGATGATTTTAACATATTCGCGTGCTATTGCGGTGTCGTGAGCCAGCAGGGTAACAAATCGTTTCGGATCGAGCTTAACGATCTTCTGCAGAATTCGTGCGTACTTCAAGTCGCTGGTTATTGCTTCCTCTATCCTTTTACGATAATCACCGACGTCATTGTTAATGATGCAGTCCGCTGCGATTGTACCGCTCTGGATTGCATACGAGATCCCTTCGCCTAAGAACGGGTCGACCAGCCCGGCGGCATCGCCGAGCAAAAGCGCGTTCCCCTTCGCAATCTTCCCTGAAATCCCGCCCGTTGCGGGTATCCGCCAGGCGTTTAGTTTTAAATTCTCCGGTGCGTTTGTATAGCCGGAATGCTTTACAAAGGAGTTAAAGAGCCGTCTCAAATCAGAGGCGTCTGTACGTACCGCACCCGTGCCAATTGACGCATGATGACCTTTATCAAAAAACCACGCGTATCCCCACGTGACGCCACCGAAATAGAAATTGAGCGGTGCTGGTGGCGGCTCGTAGTCCATTATCGTTGATTCAATACATAACCCGACGTTATCAGCAGTCCACGTATCACGAAACCCAAGCAATGATGCAGAGGTGCCATTTACGCCATCGGCGCATAAAAGGTACGTTGCTTTAGCGCTGAAATCGTCCCCGGTTATGATGAAGTGCGCGTGCTCCTTTGTGATCGAGGTGGCCATTACATTCTGCTGTACGTCCACGCCGTTCGAAATCGCATTCTGGACAAGGGCGTAATCAAACTCAGCCCGGTCCGTCAGGTACGCCGCTTCAGTGTCGAATGATATTGTTGCTAAATTCGCAGTCGAATCGAGATCAAACGTGCCCAGTTGCATAGACGTGCAGTTTCTGAACGTCTTGAGTTCGGGTAATCGTAGATTCGCCGCGGTTAAGAGCGATAAAGCTCGTTGAGAAACCGCTCCACCACAAATCTTCGGGCGTGGAAGATGCTCCTTCTCTAGTAACAAGGTGTGAAGATCACTGTCGGCTACTCTCGCCGCTGCAGTTGCACCCGCAGGGCCTGCTCCTATTACTATTACGTCATAGCTTTTCATCAGTTCGATAACCGCTTACAATCCGCCCTTCGTAGATCACTGCCGCAATGTCGTTCCGTGTCGCTCTTCGCACCACGCCCTTGATTGGATTCCTCACATTGCTCATATTCGGTGTATCGGTTCGTATCACCACAAGATTCGCTTTTTTTCCTTCTTCTATCGAGCCTATCGATCCCGCCTCCTTCAGTACCTTCGCAGCATTGAGCGTGCACAGCTTCAGCATTTCGCGTTCGTCGATCTGAAACAGCTTCGATATGAATTCCATTTCACTGAACATGTCCGGCGCATTGAGCATGACGTTATCGGTACCGACACCTACGGTTATCCCCGTTTCGAGCATCTGCGATAATGGTGGCAACCCTGAACCGGTTATTAAATTGGACCGAATGCACACCACGGCGCCAATGTTCTTATCATGCATTACGCGGAAGTCGTGCGGCGACGCGCTGAGAAGATGCACGAGGAAATCAGGCTCTAGTTCTAGCGCGTCCGGTATGTCCTCGGCGTTCCGTTCACCGGCGTGGAGTGCGAACATCTTCTTCCTGCGTTTCGTCTCCGCGGCTAACGCTTTCACTGTTGCCAGCGGATAGTCCGCAACACTGCTGATGCCGATTCCGTCTATCACCTCAAAAAGCTCGGTAGTATCTTCGGTTTCCAGTCCACGAGCGGGTCGACCAAAAATCTTCGTGCGTAACCTATTCTGTCCTTCTGCCAGGTCAAAAGCCTCTTTCAGTGCTTTCACACCCAAAACGCCACCTTCTCGGAAATCCGCGAACAGCTGTGTCCCCGTGGCAACCATATCCTCAACGGTAGCGCGCATCGCGGAGACGAGCGTTTCATACGGCGTTTCCGCCAATATTCGATGCTTGAAACCCTCAGGGCCCACTAACTGCTCGAGCGGCATCGAATCCGGCTCTTTTATTACGGAATCGCCGATGTGCGTATGCGCATTGACGAACGCGGGAATGATAATGCCTTCTATTGCTGTTTCTACCTTCGCCTCGCCAAGCTCTTTTATCGCGCCGTTCTCGATGACGACATACCCTTCTATCGCTTCAAAATCATCGCCCGCCACGACGGTTCCGGAAAGCGTGAGTTCTCCCACCTGCATACCACACCACCTCTGCCTGCGTCAACAAGAGTTGAAAGGACTTTGTTTCGCATATACTTTGCGCTTTGAAATGTTACGAGCCGATTTGTAGCACGACTATTCGAAAGCAGGGCTATCGCTTCCGCCCGGTTCGTTCAGTCCGACGCGCGGGCACAGCGCAAATCCAATGCCACATGATACGTTCGCGGCGCAACTGAACGCACAATCCGCCGCTCGTCCAGTTCTACCCGTACTGAGTTCCCGAACACAGAAGCGATACTATCCTGCGCTCGTTTAAACGGAACGGAAAATAAAGCCGCCTCTTTCAACCCCGTAGAAACCGCATAGTAATGGATCATACGGTCTGTTCCTGTTTCTGCTCGTTCTCCTGACCCCTCCTTTCCCAAATCGAGCGCTCGTACCGCAGAGGGCAGGAACGCATGCGCTTGTTCCGGCAGCGGCATGAGCACCCGGTCTGCAACGCCCTGTAACTTCTCCGTTTCGTCTCGCGCATCGCCACGGATAGGTATCACCTGCCCTTCCACCTTGTTCAATGCCACGTTCTCCTTCATGTACTCATACGCGTACGGGTTCACATCGATGGAATAAATCTTCGTTTGGGACTGTAGCTTCGCGATGAGAATGGAGAAGCAGCCGACACCTGCGAACATGTTGATTATTGTTTCGCCCGGCGCGACGTGCTTCGCGATGCGCATTCGCTCATGTGAGAGCCGGGGTGTTAAGAAGACGTGGTCAAGGTTCGCTTTGAAGCTGCAGCCGTGCTCTTTGTACGTGGTCTCCAGGCGTTCCTCGCCCCAGATCACCTCGAGCTCCCGCGTTCTGTAACGCTCAGCGGTATGCGAATAGAGCGGAATCGCCGCGATGGTGCGCACCCGGGGATAAATCATATGAAGCGCCTCGGCGATCATCTCCCGTTGTGAATACACGTCGGGCGGAATCCGTATGACGATTATATCGCCGATGAGGTCGTACGATTTCACCAGCTTACTCCGCATCTTTTCGTCTACTACACCCTTTAACGCCTCTTTCAATTTCATACCTGCTGCTATCGGATATGCGGGAAGCGTTATAAACGATGCGGCAGTTATATACATATTTATATTATAAAACGACGACTTATTCTTAGAGCCAATGGTAGAAGAGTATTCAGGGATCCCTGATGAGATAAGGACGTTCTTTGAGGGCGATTACGGGCAAACGCTGTTAATAAAGGGCATGCCCGGAACTGGCAAGACCGCCTTTGCACTTACCTTGTTGAGCACATTAAAGGGGAATGGTGCGTATCTCTCCACGCGGGTTGATCCTGAGACGCTGTATCAGCAACACCCATGGATAAAGGACGAAATCGCCGCGGATAATATTATCGATGCCACGCAATCCGAACGTGAGCGCGCAACACGAACGCAGACAATTACGATCAAGCCACTCAAATATACGAATGTCCCTGATTTCCTTAAGGCCGTTTATATACGAACTGAAAAGATGACCAATCCCATTGTCATCATCGACTCCTGGGATGCCATCGCTTCTTATACGGGGTATTACGAGCAGAGGGAGCGCGAGAAATTAGAGCATAACCTGTGTGATTTCTCCCGAAAGACGAAAACAAAAATTATTCTACTCGTCGAGTATACCGGACAAACCGCTCTCGACTATCTTGTTGATGGCGTTATCCTTGTAGAAAGCGATCTCGTTTATGAGCGCCGCTTGAGACGGATGATCATGCAAAAATTGAGAGGATGCCAGATAACTAATCCCGTTTGCCTCTTCTCTCTTGACAATGGCATGTTTAAAGCGTTCACGGAGTTTAAAGGTGTGGCACTGGAAAGCGAGAATTCTCCCCTATCAGATCCGATTCCCGACCCTAGTGGGATGATGATTTCAACGGGAATAAGAGTCTTTGATCGGGTAATAAGTGGCTACGGCAGTTGTAATCTCTTTGAGGGCGATTACATAACGTATGATATTTTGGCACGAGCACTTTGTATCAATACCCTCAATCTTGGGAGGCACCTCGTCTTCACGTCCACGAAGCAGCATGAATTCATCACCAGGATCTTACCATACGTCAAAGAGGAGTATAGAGGTAACATTAGTATTGTAGAGGACATACAGAAGCTCAAAGCGGGGATAACGGGTGAAAAGGATGTCGTTCTTCTTACCTTAGAGGAACTCGATGATGTCGATACAGCTGTGAGTGAAGTGCTCTCCTCCATTAAGGAACAGCGCTGTGTGGCACTGTGCTTTAGCGGAGACGAAGGAGGTAAAGGGAAGGAATTGGATTCTGTTGCCTCAACGCAGATCAAAACGAAATTTATTTCGGGTATACCGTGCCTCTATGGTGAGATGCCTCGAACTGAAATTTATGCTATGGAGATGGAACCACCCGCTCAGGGAGGCTTTCCTGCGATATCGCTTACGCCGATCGTATGATCCAAACAGGTATGTTCAGCGAAACAGGTATGTTCAGCGTAGTCGTCGGCTCACTTATTCTGCTGTACGCATGCTATTCAGACCTCAAGAGCAGGAGTGTCGCGAATGAAGTGTGGCTTCTCATGATCGCGGTCGGCATACCAATTGCCCTTTACAACGTCTATCTTTCGGGTATAACATTCCTCATCCGCTTCGGGTTCTCACTGTTCTTCACGTTTTTGCTCGCCTATCTCTTCTTCTATTTGAACCTCTTTGGCGGTGCGGACGCAAAGGCACTTATAGGTATCGCCATTCTCATCCCGATAAATCCTCTTAACGCTTCGCTGATAGTTGACCCCCTCCCTTTCGCCATCACCACGCTTTTCAATGCTGCTATAATCTCTCTGATTGTACCCCCGTCTATGTTCTTTTATAATCTGAGGCATTTACGGTCCAAACGGCTCAGCGAGAATCTCAACTTGGCATTCATCGGCTACACAATGCGTATTGACGCGCTTGCAGAAGCGACGCATAAGCATGTCAGAGCACTCCATGTGTATGAAGAGGATGGAGACGCGGTTGAAGGCGATGTGAAAAGGAAGTTCGTCTTTGGCGGTCTCGATCTGGATGATGATATGGTCGAACAGCTAAAAACGTATCGCGCGCAGGGAAAGATCGACGAAGAGGTATGGGTTACCCCGGAATTACCCTATATGCTCTTTATCACCGCTGGTTTCTTTATCGCGCTCTTCTACGGTAATTTGATTCTCCTTATTCTAACCGCTCTCGTTCCACTCTGACGGCACGCACGTCCAGAGGTTCACGGTTAACTTGAACCAAACAAAATCAAATCAAAGCCGGCCTTTATTATTCTTTGGTAGAGCGAAGCAAAACGTGGTGCGCTCTCCCGGTCCGCTCTCCACCGAGATCTTGCTACCGAACTTATCCATTATCTTTTTGCATATGTTCAGTCTCGAGTTAGCGCCCGCGTAGTCATACGGGCTCAATTCTTCCGAAGCGGCGAAAATACGGCCTAGATCTTTCTCGTCAAACCCATTGCTGTTCTCGCTCACTTTGAACCGATACGCATCTTCTCGCTCGTCACAGGTGATCTCTACTCTGGGCCGCTCCACGCTCTTTGACGACAATCCATTCTCAATCAGGGTTATGAGAAGTTCTTTCATCCAGAATCGCTGCGTTGAAATGGTTGGTAACTTTCCTGCAAGTATTTCCCCCCCTTGCTCTTCGATTCGTACATAGAGATCGGAGTTTATCTCCTCGATCAGTTCATTCAGGTCAACCTGTTCAGTTTCAATGAATCGCCGTCCTAGATGGCTCAACGTGAGGAGGTCTTCGGTCAGCTCCGCGGTCCTTCCGGTTGTTTTTCGGATGCATGCAAAACATTCCCGTCCGAGCTCATCCAGACCTTCAATATAATTTGCCATGATAAGCGTAAACTCCGTTAACTCGTTCGTTGCCCGTTCCAACTCCCGCGCATAGATCTCCAGCTCCTCTTCCACTCGCTTCTGCTTCATGATATGCTTCCATTCGCGGGTCGCACGCTCCACTCGCCAGGGCAGATCTCGTAACTCATCAGGGTTCTTCCCTAAATAATCCATAACGCCCGATTTGAGCGCGTGGACGGCCAATTGCTCAGAACCAACCCCGGTAATAATGATGAGAGGGAAGCCCACTTCTTCAGCACACATCGCTCGTTTTGTAAGATCCAGAGCAGTACCATCTGGCAGGAGATAATCGGCAATGACGAGATACGGCATTTTATTCTCGGCCATCCATTGCAAAGCATCACTGATACACGGAACCCGGTGAATATCCCACACAGAACTGCTATCCTCAAATGTTCTGCGGATGAGTTCGGCATGCGATTCATCATCCTCAATCAAGAGGACCCGCCTTTTCCTGGTTTGTACTTCGGAATCACTGGAATTCATCATGATAGCTCTTCCCTTATCCATCCTTCTATTCCAATTCCGTATGCCATCCCCATTGCAGAGCACCCCGGTAATATTCATGTAAAGGTGTTCCAAGCTATATAAACATATCTCGCGTGACACTGTAGAAACCATAAATTATTTCGGCACGGGGCGTCGCCAAAGCTCTTGGTGAAGCACAGGGACAGGAAAAACAAACGGATGGTTAAACCAGCGATTACCAAGAAAGCAACAGAGAGAATACAGAGCGAATTTCATGCAGAAAACTACCAAAACTCACGCGGGTCTCCCTGCCACATAACCGCATGCTTCGCGTACTTACGTCAGGTCCCTACTCAGAGTCCTTCTCAGTAGCATACTAGTGGTCAGAGATACGCAATTGCTAGGTAGAGCGCTATGGCAAATATGAGTAACGCTAATCCTCCCATTATTCTCAATCCGGTCTCACTCATTGTATGGTAGTTACCTTGTCTTCACCATATTTAAACCTTTCAGTTTTTGACTAACGACGAATTCTGGTTTGATGCATGAACCGAGTATACCGATTTTTAGTACCCGTGAGCGCCGACGATTTGAGAACGGAGACGGCATCTCTTAAATACTAACTACCGTGTCATAATCCCCTCCGAACGTAACCGTGTCGGATGCCGAGCCGACCTCTTACCTCTTATTCTTCTTCGTTCACTTATACATGCCCCGGAACTGAATAGCCCGCATGATATCGGTTCTGGAGACAATACCCTGCATCTGCCCGTCCGCCATGACGATCAGGCGACCCAAATTTCTCATGGACATGAGTTTGAGTGCATCAAAGGCATCAGCATCCGGATGGATGGTAATCACCTCGCGCGTCATAACGTCCCCGACCCGCGTCGTACTCTGCTCCGAAGCGGGTACCTGCTGTACGTCCGAGAAGGTAATTACACCGAGTACGGGCGAATCCTGGCTTTCCTGTACCGGATACCCCATGTGCTTGGTCTCGAACATCACGCCAATTAACCGATCGAGCGTCCAATCCGGCGGCACGTAGACGACCGCCGGAGCACTTGTCATAAGGTTTCTGACCTTGACTCCTTCCAAAGTAACCGAGACGACCGTCGCTTTCTCTTCTTCCGTACCGCCAAAGTAGATGAAGAAGGCAATAAGAAGCAAGAAGAACTGGAATGTGAAGAGTCCGATGATACCCATAGCAAACGCGAAACTCTTGCCCACTGCAACTGCTCGTCTGGTTGCATCGATGTACGGCATACGTAGAGCGAATGCGGCGCGGAGTATCCGTCCGCCATCCATGGGAAATGCCGGGATGAGATTGAAGAACCCAAGTAGGATGTTGTAAAATGCGAGTATACCGATTACGATGAGTGCAGCATTCGTGATGGTGGCTTCGATCACTGTCACATCTCCTACGGTTGTCCTTCCCACCGGCCCGACGAGGTAGTAAATGGCATAGGACACAATACCAATGCCCAGACTCAGACCGGGACCCGCAGCCGAGATCTTTGCTTCCATTCGTGGCTCTCGCGGTATCTCCTCCATCTGAGACACGCCGCCGATGACGAACAGGGTTATACCCTGAATCTTCGCGCCATAACTCTGCGCGACAAAAGAGTGACTGAGCTCGTGAAAGAGGAGCGTTGCGAAAAAGAGTACCGCTGCAACGGCCCCTAGTAGATACTTGAACAGCACCGAAGTGTTCATAGCAGCAAACCCGATAGTGATGCCCAGTATGGGGAAATCGTTCGCTGCGAATAGCCAGATAACAAACAGGAGTATGATCAGGAAGGTCAAGTGCAGCTTTATCGGTATTCCACGGATACTACCTATTTGAAACGACCATTTCATGGTACCTGCTCCTTGCCATTTGATTTCAAAGCTCGTGAATATTTAAATGTTGCGGTCATACACACACATACGCTGCTAAGCTATTCACGGGTTATCGGGAACGTGTTGGCACGCCGACAGCTGCCCGACATAGACGTACTCTTCTATCCTGTTTGTTCACACGAGGAAACTCGGTTGTAAGAACGCTTCTCTGTTCGGGACACGGTAAGGACGCTCACTCGACTTTGGAATACAGTCTTCTTCGCTGATAATACGCGAATTCGTCAGGGAACGGATATGCGACATCCTCTTCCTTTTCGGTTTTTACCGGTCTCTTCTTCGCCAGGAATTTCTTGATGCCCTCGGGGCACAGATAGTAGTAATATTCCACATGTCCTGCGATCTCTTCACGTCTATCGGTGACGATCGCTCTGTTTCTGAGTTCATAGAGTATCTTCCGCACCTCTTGCAGCTTCAAACCCGTAGCTCTAGCAAGATCCAGATCGCTGACGCCCGTATCCAACCGCAAGTTAGAGATAATGCTCATCCCGCTTTCGCCCTGGTCTTGCTTAATCTTTCTGATAAGCGCAGCCTTCTCAGTTTTAGCGAGGAAATCAACGCCTTTTTCGATCTGAGAGGCTTCGATATTTTCTTTTAGCTCACGTAGATTTGCCTTCACCTTTTTAGGCAAATAAGACCGGTAATGCGGGCGGTCTTTCCTTTTCTGTATCGTTATACTCCCCACGCCTAAATCCTCGAGTACGCTCGCTACATCGTCAAAAAAGGGCTTCGATCGCGAGATAATCTCGTACGAATTCCTTGCCGGAGATCGATTTAAGTCATAGAGCATCTCGAGAACTCGGATCTGAGCGAGTGCCTTTTCGTGCTCCGGAAGCTTTTTCCAGCGCTCTTTCATTCTTTCGGGGATTCTGAATGCCCGCTTGCTGCACGGTGTGGGGATTTGATAATACTGCATTATTATCGCTCGTATGCTGAGTGGTATCCGCGTGCTTTGGAACGAGCCAAACGCAAAGTGCACTTGTTTTAAGAGCGTCTTTTTATATCCGGCGGGATGTACGACGCCGTCATTGGAACTCCGCAGGAGTAATTGAAGCGCAAGGGCATCAAAATCGGGAGAGAGTTCAATCGGGATGGTATATCTCCCCTTGTAATAAGGGGTTATTTTAATGCCGGGCGGGAGAGCGTAGCTAGCCACTGCTCTGCGCTCCTCACGATCCAAGTCTAGGCCACTACGATCAGCAATCGCAACCAGAGCCCATTGCGGAATATTGATCGATCCTTTTTCCCATTCTTTTACCGCTCGTGCGAGCGCAAAGTGATTTGGATACCACTTGCCATACGATTCCGATTGTGAGTGTGTGTGAGTGTGTATCCCCCTCTGCTCAGAAGCGCGCTCGTAGTTCGGCCAGAGATACGTTGCCATTTCCAGATCTTTCATAGCGAGCGCACGCTTTCTTCTCAGCCCCTGATGTCGCAGATCAGTTATCTTCGCAAGATCCGCGATGGTCACCTGCGTGAAATAATCGCTGTTGCTTGCCCACTGCCCCCCTTTCTTTCGGATGAACCCGTGATCATTGAGCCAGATTAACGTGTGATAAAGGGTATAGATCGGGAGGTCCGGATCGCACTCCAGCACCTCCTTCGTTTTTAATGGACATGCGGCGAGCGTTTTTAAGATCTGCCCACGCGCATGCCCGAAGATCAATTCGTATCGTGATCGTCCGAACTCTGCTTCCGCAGATTGCCAGAACTCATCAGGAAAGACGGGTACTGCAGTAGAGCCCACACTCTGTACGAACAGGGAGAAGAGTTTCCGTCGGAAGTTTTCCTCGAGTTCAAATCTGACGAACGGCGGAAATTCACGGAGGTGAATTGCTTCGTGCATCATCGCACCTTTTTTGCAGTTACTTCTTTTTTTACATTTTAAACTATAAAAAATTTTAAATCGTAGAAAATAGAAAAATTTATATACCCCTTTATACCTTCTACCTGATTATGCAAGTAAATGGCCCACGATCTGAGATTCTTAGCCTCCTAAAACGAAGCGATTCTTCTGTTGACGAATTGAGTCAGCAATTGGGAATTTCATCGACGGCAACGCGACAGCATTTGTCGATTTTGGAACGGGACGGTCTGGTACAGAGGACAGCCGTGAAGGAAAAAATCGGGAGACCAAAGATCCATTATTCACTCACGATAAAAGCGGAAGCGTATTTTCCAAAGCTCTATAATAACTTCCTGAAGTGGATCCTCGCGGACATGATCGAGCGCGAAGGGCCGGAAGCGGTACGCGCGATGCTGGGACGTTTGGGGACAAAACACGCAGCGGAGTACAAAGAGCGCGTGGGACGTGAGGGGAATGCTGAGGCAGTTGTGGCATTGATGAACGAATTGGGCTGCCTCTCCGAGCTGGAGCGGGAGAACGGTCACCTGCGAATAAAGGCGTACAAT
Proteins encoded in this window:
- a CDS encoding class I SAM-dependent methyltransferase family protein, whose translation is MKLKEALKGVVDEKMRSKLVKSYDLIGDIIVIRIPPDVYSQREMIAEALHMIYPRVRTIAAIPLYSHTAERYRTRELEVIWGEERLETTYKEHGCSFKANLDHVFLTPRLSHERMRIAKHVAPGETIINMFAGVGCFSILIAKLQSQTKIYSIDVNPYAYEYMKENVALNKVEGQVIPIRGDARDETEKLQGVADRVLMPLPEQAHAFLPSAVRALDLGKEGSGERAETGTDRMIHYYAVSTGLKEAALFSVPFKRAQDSIASVFGNSVRVELDERRIVRSVAPRTYHVALDLRCARASD
- a CDS encoding amidohydrolase family protein; translation: MQVGELTLSGTVVAGDDFEAIEGYVVIENGAIKELGEAKVETAIEGIIIPAFVNAHTHIGDSVIKEPDSMPLEQLVGPEGFKHRILAETPYETLVSAMRATVEDMVATGTQLFADFREGGVLGVKALKEAFDLAEGQNRLRTKIFGRPARGLETEDTTELFEVIDGIGISSVADYPLATVKALAAETKRRKKMFALHAGERNAEDIPDALELEPDFLVHLLSASPHDFRVMHDKNIGAVVCIRSNLITGSGLPPLSQMLETGITVGVGTDNVMLNAPDMFSEMEFISKLFQIDEREMLKLCTLNAAKVLKEAGSIGSIEEGKKANLVVIRTDTPNMSNVRNPIKGVVRRATRNDIAAVIYEGRIVSGYRTDEKL
- a CDS encoding CBS domain-containing protein codes for the protein MKWSFQIGSIRGIPIKLHLTFLIILLFVIWLFAANDFPILGITIGFAAMNTSVLFKYLLGAVAAVLFFATLLFHELSHSFVAQSYGAKIQGITLFVIGGVSQMEEIPREPRMEAKISAAGPGLSLGIGIVSYAIYYLVGPVGRTTVGDVTVIEATITNAALIVIGILAFYNILLGFFNLIPAFPMDGGRILRAAFALRMPYIDATRRAVAVGKSFAFAMGIIGLFTFQFFLLLIAFFIYFGGTEEEKATVVSVTLEGVKVRNLMTSAPAVVYVPPDWTLDRLIGVMFETKHMGYPVQESQDSPVLGVITFSDVQQVPASEQSTTRVGDVMTREVITIHPDADAFDALKLMSMRNLGRLIVMADGQMQGIVSRTDIMRAIQFRGMYK
- a CDS encoding prepilin peptidase; this translates as MIQTGMFSETGMFSVVVGSLILLYACYSDLKSRSVANEVWLLMIAVGIPIALYNVYLSGITFLIRFGFSLFFTFLLAYLFFYLNLFGGADAKALIGIAILIPINPLNASLIVDPLPFAITTLFNAAIISLIVPPSMFFYNLRHLRSKRLSENLNLAFIGYTMRIDALAEATHKHVRALHVYEEDGDAVEGDVKRKFVFGGLDLDDDMVEQLKTYRAQGKIDEEVWVTPELPYMLFITAGFFIALFYGNLILLILTALVPL
- a CDS encoding geranylgeranyl reductase family protein; protein product: MKSYDVIVIGAGPAGATAAARVADSDLHTLLLEKEHLPRPKICGGAVSQRALSLLTAANLRLPELKTFRNCTSMQLGTFDLDSTANLATISFDTEAAYLTDRAEFDYALVQNAISNGVDVQQNVMATSITKEHAHFIITGDDFSAKATYLLCADGVNGTSASLLGFRDTWTADNVGLCIESTIMDYEPPPAPLNFYFGGVTWGYAWFFDKGHHASIGTGAVRTDASDLRRLFNSFVKHSGYTNAPENLKLNAWRIPATGGISGKIAKGNALLLGDAAGLVDPFLGEGISYAIQSGTIAADCIINNDVGDYRKRIEEAITSDLKYARILQKIVKLDPKRFVTLLAHDTAIAREYVKIIVGDSTYRQFLKNTFKQLVF
- a CDS encoding response regulator — encoded protein: MNITGVLCNGDGIRNWNRRMDKGRAIMMNSSDSEVQTRKRRVLLIEDDESHAELIRRTFEDSSSVWDIHRVPCISDALQWMAENKMPYLVIADYLLPDGTALDLTKRAMCAEEVGFPLIIITGVGSEQLAVHALKSGVMDYLGKNPDELRDLPWRVERATREWKHIMKQKRVEEELEIYARELERATNELTEFTLIMANYIEGLDELGRECFACIRKTTGRTAELTEDLLTLSHLGRRFIETEQVDLNELIEEINSDLYVRIEEQGGEILAGKLPTISTQRFWMKELLITLIENGLSSKSVERPRVEITCDEREDAYRFKVSENSNGFDEKDLGRIFAASEELSPYDYAGANSRLNICKKIMDKFGSKISVESGPGERTTFCFALPKNNKGRL
- a CDS encoding CoA-binding protein; this translates as MNTNLIQEFLRKENVFAVVGVSSNPEKYGHQVYKDLKEAGYVVYPVNSHIDEVLGAKCYPSLSDLPEKPDVVDTVVPPAVTEKIVKECKALGIDKVWMQPGSESTKAIEFCEKNGIKVVHDVCVMVKRREVRRT
- a CDS encoding ArsR family transcriptional regulator translates to MQVNGPRSEILSLLKRSDSSVDELSQQLGISSTATRQHLSILERDGLVQRTAVKEKIGRPKIHYSLTIKAEAYFPKLYNNFLKWILADMIEREGPEAVRAMLGRLGTKHAAEYKERVGREGNAEAVVALMNELGCLSELERENGHLRIKAYNCYIYDAAMEFGDIMCEFALHCIGSLLDKQVALTSSIAKGDRYCTFEFDGTSVV